A stretch of the Lactuca sativa cultivar Salinas chromosome 9, Lsat_Salinas_v11, whole genome shotgun sequence genome encodes the following:
- the LOC122195895 gene encoding uncharacterized protein LOC122195895, whose translation MGNNYNHHQINKLLKLTESNANILEDLINRVERMEAELQKFRQNQYEGCDSEFERFSASPPQYYKQQPPSYHQQPPPQLDQLNDAGETSSDEECEWGFCLVTRQNQHLSKIGRRGFLMVGTNPKSKHAIQ comes from the exons ATGGGCAACAACTACAACCACCATCAAATAAATAAACTTCTCAAACTGACTGAATCCAATGCAAACATCCTCGAAGATCTGATCAATCGTGTAGAACGTATGGAGGCGGAGTTGCAAAAGTTTCGACAAAATCAATATGAAGGGTGTGATTCTGAGTTTGAAAGGTTCTCTGCATCACCACCACAATACTACAAGCAACAACCACCGTCGTACCACCAACAACCTCCACCGCAACTAGATCAACTAAATGACGCAGGTGAGACTTCTTCAGATGAAGAGTGTGAATGGGGTTTTTGCCTTGTAACCAGACAAAATCAACATCTCTCAAAG ATTGGAAGAAGAGGCTTTCTCATGGTGGGAACTAATCCAAAATCTAAACATGCGATTCAATAA